The Desulfurococcaceae archaeon DNA window CACTAGATATAGTGTCTTTAACTTGCTACCGCGTTTATCAATGATTATTCTTCCCTTCGCGTTAATGCACCGTGGATATGTTTTATCGGGCTCTAATTCAGGGTTAAGCCCTAGAGTTTTGCACGTGCTAAAAATATGTTCTAATGAGGGGCTGGGTACGGCGAGGTGTAAAGGCACTCGCCTACCTTCTTTCCTGGTTAAGTTCGCGTCAAAATACGCAGGGTAGACAACTATCCGGTTGAAGCGGAGGTCACGGCTCAATTAAAACCCCGAACTGGGGGATCATGTTTTTTGCAGTAAAACACCGTTCAAGGTACCGTCTTGACCAGGCCTTGACGTTACCTTCACGAGTCCCAACTCGGTCTTTACAACCGATCCCTTTGATATTACTTTAGACCTGGCATTTTGAGGGTTTTCGGGGGTCTCAACAACGTCCAACACCTTCACGCGTTTAACCGTCCCATCGCTCAGTGCTACATTAATGTAGAGGGCTTTTTTCAACTTAGTTTTCACGTTTCCACCAAATGCTCTTTCAACTTTCCTTTCCTCCTCGTTCGCTAGCACGGTCCTCGTAGGCGGGGATCCGAGTTCATACTTTCTCCTCTTCCGGTGTCTTCCTTTAAGCCCGCCTGTGGGTTTTCTCAAGTCATTACCCTGATAGAACGACATCGTCTTGCACCAGTGCTAAAAACAATTAATTTTAAGCCTTTAAAATATTAACCAACGACCCGGAAGACTAAGTTATGTGGTGTAAATGAAGTTGGGAAAACGTGGAGAGTCGCTGTTTTTAAAGCTCTTACCCAGGCTCCTTAGCCCGGTGTACAGGATCTACGAAAGTTATTTACGATTACAAATAAAGAATGGCCCGTTTCCTAGACACATTGGTATAATACCTGATGGGAATAGAAGGTGGGCATGGGAACGGGGGCTTAATCCCTGGGAGGGGCACGGCTTTGGCTACGAAAAGGTGAAAGAGGTGCTCAGGTGGATATGGGAGTTGAAGATACCCTTCGTGACGGTCTTTGCTATGAGTGCAGAAAACTGCGTACATAGAGACCTCGAGGAAAGGGAAAACCTATTTAACATTGTAAGACGCGGGTTGAAAGAGGTTCTTTCAATGCCCGAAATACACAAAAACATGGTAAAGATACTGGTGGTGGGAAGGCTAAGCCACGTTCCGGAAGATATCAAAGAGCTGGCAGAAGCTGTTACGGAGAGAACCGCTAACTACGGCAACTACGTACTCACAATAGCGCTGTGCTACGGAGGGCGACAAGAAATCGTTGACGCTGTCAAGGCCATTGCGATGGATGTTGAGCGTGGACTGCTAAAGGCCGAGGACATCCATGAAGAGACTTTCGCGAAGTACCTGCAGACGGGCGCGATCCCCGACCTGGACCTGATCATTAGGACCAGCGGCGAAGAGAGAATAAGCAACTTCTTGCTATGGCATTCAGCCTATAGCGAGCTGTACTTTTGCGACGCATACTGGCCGGATTTCAGAAAAATAGACTTTTGGAGGGCGATAAGAAGCTACCAGAGGAGGGAAAGGAGGTTTGGACGTTAGTGCTCCTCGAGATCTTCCAGCCCCCCGTACATTATCTTAAGTTCCTCGATCGTAAGCCTCTTCTTGGCTCTCCTTTCAACGTCGTGCTTTACTTTGGCTTTCTTCGCACTCAGCATTTCTAGGGATTTCGCCTTCTCGATGTCTCTAAGTATTTCCTGGTATTTCTCTCTGAGCGCGTTGAGCCTCGATGTCAACAAGGCCATCTCGTTGATGCAGGCCTCTAGTTCCCTTTTCCTGTCTTCAAGTGCCTTCTTTGTTTTCATGTAGCTCGATAAGACGTTACTTAGCTGGGCTTTAAGGTTGTTCACCGCGTTGCTTTTTTCATTTATGGTATTTCCGAGCTTGCTGATCACTTCCGACAGTTCTTTTATTTTAGCCCGTGTTGACAAATAGAGTGCTCTTAGTTCAAGTGCTTCCTCTTTACTCTTTTTAGCTACAATAGCCTTGTTTAAAAGAGAGTTGTACGCTTTCAGTTTTCTAACTAGCTCATTCTCCTCTTCTAGCGTTAACACGTTCGTCTGAATGGTCCACTCTATTTCTTCGATTTTTTGCTTCAAGGAGCTAATCGGTAACCTTACTTCCTTTGAGAGTTCTCGCGACTCCGCTTGTTTGCTATTTATCATGTCTCTGAGTACCTTGGCTTGGAGGACCTCCTCCCTGCGGTTTTCAACGACCTTCTTGTATTCTTCAATTAGTTTCTTGCGTTCCTCTCTTAGTGCCCGTATCTGGTTTTTTATGGATCGGATCTCCTGTAAGAGCCTCGCTTTCTCCTCGCGTAACCTACCGATCTCGGATTGCAGGGACTCGCGCTTCTCTTTGAGCAATTTAAGTGATTCGCGTACTTCGAATAGTTCACGTGAGACCTTCTCGGCTATCTGTGTAAGTTCGTTAACGTCCGTGGTACTGGCCATTAGTTAACCCTTCTTCAATATAACTCTCACGTCGACGGCTACTGCACCTTGTGGATAGACTATTACCGGGTTTAAGTCAACCGACTCTATCTCTTCATTATCTAGTAAGAGGTTAGACGTTTTTACTATTATGTCAGCTAACGCCTGTTTATCAACGGGTGGTTGTCCGCGGTAACCACCGAGTATTCTGGCGGACTTTATTTCCTCGATCATTTCGAGCGCTTCACCGTACGATACTGGGGATATCCTGAATGAAACGTCTTTCAGCACTTCTACGAATATTCCGCCGAGTCCGAACATCACCGCTGCACCGAATACGCTGTCCCTTATGCCTCCGACTATGACCTCAAGTCCTGCCGGGGCCATCTTGTACATTACTACACCCACTATCCGAGCCTGGGGGACTTTAGTGGAAAC harbors:
- a CDS encoding signal recognition particle subunit SRP19/SEC65 family protein, which codes for MSRDLRFNRIVVYPAYFDANLTRKEGRRVPLHLAVPSPSLEHIFSTCKTLGLNPELEPDKTYPRCINAKGRIIIDKRGSKLKTLYLVANELRRTYRRGP
- a CDS encoding 30S ribosomal protein S8e: MSFYQGNDLRKPTGGLKGRHRKRRKYELGSPPTRTVLANEEERKVERAFGGNVKTKLKKALYINVALSDGTVKRVKVLDVVETPENPQNARSKVISKGSVVKTELGLVKVTSRPGQDGTLNGVLLQKT
- the uppS gene encoding polyprenyl diphosphate synthase; protein product: MKLGKRGESLFLKLLPRLLSPVYRIYESYLRLQIKNGPFPRHIGIIPDGNRRWAWERGLNPWEGHGFGYEKVKEVLRWIWELKIPFVTVFAMSAENCVHRDLEERENLFNIVRRGLKEVLSMPEIHKNMVKILVVGRLSHVPEDIKELAEAVTERTANYGNYVLTIALCYGGRQEIVDAVKAIAMDVERGLLKAEDIHEETFAKYLQTGAIPDLDLIIRTSGEERISNFLLWHSAYSELYFCDAYWPDFRKIDFWRAIRSYQRRERRFGR
- a CDS encoding acetate--CoA ligase family protein, which gives rise to MSPKDIIRQALEENRIKLLEHEAFELARYYGIPTPKAVLVKSPEEAHETADSIGYPIALKIVSPDITHKSDVGGVKLGLMNREEAAKSVAEMLKTVSTKVPQARIVGVVMYKMAPAGLEVIVGGIRDSVFGAAVMFGLGGIFVEVLKDVSFRISPVSYGEALEMIEEIKSARILGGYRGQPPVDKQALADIIVKTSNLLLDNEEIESVDLNPVIVYPQGAVAVDVRVILKKG